TCGATACGGATGATGGCAAGATCCTGTCTGCGATCGAATGACACCGGTCTCGCATCAAATGAAGTGCCATCTTCCTGAGTGACGAGAATTCGATCGACATCCTGAATCACATGATAGTTTGTGACAATATAGCCCCGTTCATCCACAATGATTCCAGTCCCCATTCCGGTGACTTTGCGTGGCTTAGCGCTGAAGAATCTCGATTCCTTTTCGTCGGCGGTGAGCCTTTCTGTGTGGATATTGACCACAGAACGACGGCATTGCTGAACTGCCCTGACAAGTGGAGTTTGTCGATTGTCGGCGAATGCATCCCCTGAAACGCAGCAGGTTGCAGCGAACAGAGTGACCGCAGTCATCGAGGTTCGGAGCATTGTTTTGAACATTCAGAACCCACCAATTCTTCACAGAGTCCAGACCGGCTGCCCGCTGCGCCGACGCGCAAGGTTTTCGATATGACTCGTGGATCGACTGGAGTGGTTATGCGCTTGACTGCTGACGAATCGCGGGGGAAAACTTTACCTGTCTTTCCAGCATGTAAAGACAGGCAGAGTTTGAAGGTCAGGAATCGCCCGAGCTGAGGATTTACTCAGGAAGCCTCCGATTTCGCTCAGCATTGCCCCTGGGGTGAGCTTCGCGCGTACGCAATGGTGAAAACTCCGGGGACTTTTGCAATTTGGCTGTTCATGATTGCTCACATCGTGGCGTTTCAATTCGTAGTCGTGGAAAAATTGGCTTGGTGTCAGGGATCAAAATTGTGGTACATTGGGCGGATTCTGGAAATGCGCTCAAGCTTACAGTCTCGATAAGGAACTGACAGATGACCAGGGCAAGTTCAGACAGCACCGATCTCTCGGCCGCACGCGCTTTAATCAAAAAAAGAGATTTTGATGGAGCTGTGCAATTGCTGCAGAAACTGCTGGACGATTTCCCTGGAGATGCAGACGCGCTGGAATTGCTGGGAACAGTCTACTTCTACGGCAAGCAGTACGATCTCGCAGTGTTGACGTTTCGGGAGCTGAGTCAGGCCGATCCGTTTCGGGCCTCAGGCTGGATTAACCTTGGGGCAGTGCTGAATAAAATGGGGGAGCACAAGAAGGCGGTTGACGCGCTTCGCAAAGGGTTGCAGCGGGACCGCCAGAATCCCGAGGGCTACTATAACATGGCGATGGCTCAAAAGGCTCTGAAGCTGAATACAATGGCTGTGTCTGCATACAAGGAAGCCATCAAATTCAAGCCTGACATGGTCCACGCTCATCTGAATCTGGGGTTGCTGTATGCGGAGATGAACAACAATAAACTGGCCCAGCAATGTTATCAGGCTGTGCTGAGGATTGATCCGGACAATACGAAGGCCAGGACTCTGTTGGGGCAGACACAGGATCGACAGAAGAAAGCACGCGACGCGGTGTCGCCATTCGGACGACTGGTAGACGTGGATCAGCTGGATCACCAGCTGGAAGACACGGGGCCTCGTCACCTTTCCGCCCCTGCTCGCTGCGACGAACGCGATTTGATTCAGGCAATCACCAAACGAATTCGTCCGGATGCAAAAGGAATCGTGCCGCTCCTGGTTCAGGAGATTCCGGAGTTGCTGCACAGGCTCGAGATGATCACCAAGCAGGATGGCAACCGGTTTGCGGCACCGGAGACTCATCGGCAACTTATCGATTTGATCGCACGAGCAAAACAGATGCGTTCGGTCGTTGCCGAAGGGTTCGACGAGATCCGCAACCACCTGGAATCACAGCGTTAACAGAAACTGAATTCGATGCCGATCTGCAGCAGCCTGCTTGGACAGCATTCTTCAGGTTGAATTGCACCTCCGAATTGCTCCCAGGAATTCCCCCTGAACTGCCCGGGAGGTTACTTCCCGGCCGTTGGGAGTTGCTCCAGAGAATGAACAGCCAACCGCCCGACATACTCGCTTTTGCCCAACTCCCGGATCAGAGGGGCCGCGACACGAATGGCGTCGATTCCGGATTCGTCGATCTCCAGGATGGCTGCATACTGAACAAAGCTGCTTTCATTCTTGAGTTCATTTGCGAGCAAGGGCCAGGCTTCGGATCCCAGACCAGCTAAGCGAAGCCCGCGAGCCGCTGCGATTCGAACTGTTGGATCGGGATCGTGCATTCCGAATCTGAATACGGAAGCATGCTCCCCGGCATCAGTTTGGTGGGCGAGCGCCATCATCGACCACCAGCGTTCCACTGCATCTTCTGATTTCAATCCCGACTGAATCAAAGTGGCACCATCAACCGCAGTGGTCGATGCGACCTTCGCCAGATTCAAAAGGCGTTGAGTGCGGGAATCGCCGTCTTGTCCGTGCAGGATCTGCCATCGATTGCCGATCTGATCTTCTTCCTGGGCGAGCAGCGATTCGGGAAGCAGATGGGCGTCCCTCGATTCGAGTTGCCAGCGGTCACATTCTGACCGCAACCGCTGGAGTGACTCTCTATGTGCCGGTGAATCTGCCAGGTTATGAAGTTCCCACGGATCATTCTGTAGATCGTAAAGTTCTTCCGGAGCGCGGGGAGCCTGAAAGAACTGTGCGGATTCGGGCTTCAGAGTGCCATCTGCGAGCAAACGGCGCATTTCCTGTCGTACGACGCTTCGCTCGGAATACGTAATATTCTGCAACGCACACCGCCAGGGCATCAAATTGCGGACGTACCGAAATCGATTGTCACGAACAGAGCGGACCATATCCATTCGTTCGTCGACGCGATCTCGCGAGGCATGGACAAACTCACGATTCTCCGGCAGGTTGCGTCCAAGAAATGCCTGACCATGCATATGCTCGGGCGTGGCGATACCTGTCAGGTTCAATACCGTTGGTCCCAGGTCAATCAGATTAATCAGACGATCATCAACGCTGCCTGGCTGCCCCTGTTCGCCAACGCGCCATTTTTCAGGAATTCGTGCAATCATGGGAACGCGGGTGCCGGTGTCGTAAACCCATCGCTTTGCCCGGGGAAACCCGTTGCCATGATCCGACCAGAAAATAACAATCGTGTCGTCAGCGAGTCCGGCCTGATCAATTTCGTCGAGCAATTCACCGACTCGCTTATCCATCACCGTGATGATGTCCAGTAGCCTCGCGAAGGCATTCCTGACTTCGTCGGTATCCGGATACAATTCAGGAACCGTAATCTTCGACGGGTCGTGCTTTTCTGTTTCTGGCAGGTCACGGACAACTCCGGCCCAGCCTTCTGGCCAGATCTTGCTTTCGTGGGTCATCGTCAGGTTGAAGACCGCGAAGAACGGTTTTTCTTTGCTGGGGCGGTTCTTCCAGTGCGCGCGATTGGAAGATTCATCCCAGACCAGCTTCTGAGGCCAATTCAGGTTGTAGTCTGTCTTGCTGTTATTTGTGCAGTAATAACCAGCCTCTCGAAGATACTGCGGGAAGCATTTGACGTGATCCGGCAGGTTTGCTTTGGACCGCATGTGGTTGGCACCCAGACTAATGGGGTGCATTCCGGTGATAATGCCGGTCCGACTCGGGGCGCACACTCCGTGGCAGGTATATGCGTTGGTGTAACGTACGCCCTGCGTTGCCAGGCCATCAAGCCGGGGTGTCGTGGCATTCGGATCACCATAGCAACCAAGGTGTGCACTGATATCTTCGCAGCTGATCCAGACAATATTCGGGCGTTCTGCCGCATCTGCGCGCGTGTAGAAGAGAGTCAGGATGATGATGGCGATCGTTGAAAACAAGGTTTTCATTCCGTTCGTTCCTCTTGGGCAGGAGCATTTCTGAGGGCGGCAATACTGGCGGGCACCATAAAGTCGCGCGGCTTGAAACGCAAATAAGTGGGCGCGTGAAAGCCGCGCAATCGATACATCCGGTAGTCTGCTTCGAAACAGGTTTCCAAAAGGCCACAAACGTTGTCGTTGACCGAGCAACCAGGCGGTGGCTGAAATTATGCGCACTATGTTTTCATCACATACGGGGCGAAATCTGTATGGATGGCCAACCTTCAGAACCCGCACTCAGGCACCGCTGAGAATGTCACCCGCACTCCATTTTCAAGCCGCGTCAGGTCGACAGTATATGGCGCGGCGATCGACCGGATGCATCGGAATTGAGTTCGATGCGTCGGGCATAGCCTGTGCGCAGGCGGAGTTTGCCGACGGCCAGTGGAATGCACGTCTTGATCGGTACATGCAGCATCCAGCCGCATCAGACGCTTCTTCAGAATCGCAGCCGGTTACCGCCGCGATGTTGCCGGTCGCTTCAACGGATCTACTGATGCTGACGGCCGGTGCAAATACACCTTCCGTCAAGTGCGTACTGCCAATGGAGTTGTGTGATCTTCGAGTAATGTATCTGCCCGAGGCACCGCCGGAGGAAATGCGTCTGCTGGTGCAGAGAGAACTGGAATCGGGCGGAATGCGCGATCCGTTGTTCGACTTCTGGACCATTCCTGTCGAATACTCCACACATCACAATCTTGTTCCGGTCAATGCGATCATTGGTAATCCTTATGCCATCGGACAGGTGGTGAGCCTGTTTGGAGACGGTGGTTTCTCGCTTAATGCGATCGACACTATTCCAACGGCATCCGCGAGGGCAGTCAACATCTACCGGGAAGCAAAACGACGACTCGATCCTCCGGCCTGTCATGAAGACGAGTACTCCCTGCTGAACATCGTTGGAACCGGCAGCAACAGCGATGCGGCTGCAGCGATTGCTGTTCACGCTGGATGGTACGGCTGCACTTACACACTGGTCACACACGGGATTCCGATGCTGGCACGCGTTCCTGTCCGGAATGGGCTCCGTTCGCTGGTCCAGCCGCTAGCCAGTTTACTGGGAATGCCGCAGTCAGATGTGCTGCGAATGATGCGTGGCCTCAGCCGTAACCTGCCAGTGCGTGCTTCGGATCGGCTACTCAGAACCCTGGTGGAATCATGCCGCAACTGGGCAGTGAATATTGCAGAAGAGATTCTGAAGACCATTGCATATTCTTCGCGACCTGGATTCAGAATTGTCCCTTCAGAAATCATTGTGATCGGTCCAGGAAGCATCGTCCCCGGAATCGCGGAAATTCTGGAACTCGAAGTAAATATCGAGTCATTCGTGTGGAAGATTTGTTCTTCTCCTGACAGTGCGGAGGGAAGCAGCGACATCAACATGGTCCCCATGGTCTGGGGAGAATCGGCAGTCGCTCTGGCGTTGTCCGCTTCACAGGAGATCCAATGAATCACGCACTAAATCTTCTGCCGTTTGATGTACGACAAAAACACCTTCTGAGGGTCCTGACGACACGCTGGCTCCGGGTGGGCGTGGTTCTTCTGGTCACGTGTGCCGGGCTCATCACCTTGCGAGAGAATGATTACCGAAAACTTGCTCGCCGGAATGCCGCCAATGCGGCCTCTGCAATGGCCGTTCGAACGCTGGTGCAGAACGTTTCAGAGTCTGGTGCACGCGTCAACGCATTAACGAATGATCTGAATCACTATCATCATTCTCAGCCAACCCCCGACCCATTACGCTGGATTAGAGCTGTACATTTTGCGTCCAGCAAGACAGATGCGAGTTTGGTGGTCGTCTCTATGCGGATCACCCATTCAAGACAGTGTTTACCATCTGAAACCAGCCGGATCTGCACCGCTGCCGTGTCCGGAGAATCTTTCCTGCAGGCCCATACGCAGTCATGTCTTGATGATCCCGGATGGATCCGAAGTACGGTTGAACTCATCGGTCACGCAGACACCGACATCAGCACAACGCAATTTGTCAGTGCGTTACGAGACAGCGGTGTTTTTGATCTTGTGCAACTGCGATCGACTGCTCCTGTGACGGAAGACAGTGCTTTTCAGCGAGAATTTGTCGTCGAGTGCACTCGCCGGGAGCGATCATCATGATCTTCTTCGGCGGACAGGCAGATCATCGGTGTCACCGGCTCAATCAGTGGGGGAATACAATTTGCGCATTCGTTTGCGTCGTTTCAGGCCTTTTGATGTTTCTCGCGATCGAAGCCTACTATCGCGAGCGTCAGGCCGCGGTGTGCCTCATTGATCAGGATCAGCAAGTGCTGCTCGCTGAATTCAAGAATCTGCAGCAGCAAATGGAGGGCCTCTGCGAGGAAGAAATACGCCTGCAGAATTTGCTGGTCACGCTGCACGGCAGAATACCTGACGACGCAGATGAAGTTCGATTTCTTGAACAGGTGGTCTCCATCGCTGATGAGAATGATATTCAGATTCACGAGTTTCAGCGGGGGGATGTCCTGCCGGTTGGTGAGCTCTATCGCACTCAGATTCAGCTGACCGGTACATCGACATACGAAGGACTCTGTCGATTTCTGTTCAGGATGCGACAGATGGAGCGACTGTTTGACATCGACGAACTTCTGATTCAAGCTCAGGAACCAGGGCAGGATTATCAGACCATTTCCATGTCGCTGAGCATTGTCCATGCATCACCATCGCTCCTGACCAGCACGGTCGCGGGAGCAATGCGATGAAAGGCACAAGACTGACTTCGGGGCAGTTCCTGACGACCGTGTGTGCACTCACGTTTGGGCTGGGAGTGCTGCTTTATGCATTTCTCCCGGGAGCAGATGACTCAACTCCAGAATTTGAAAGGGCCGACACGGCGAAGCTGCGAACTTCGCTGTTGGCCGGTTCGGGTATCGCAACAAGCTTCGGGAGAAACCAATCCGGGGATTCCGTTTCAACGGAGTCCACGGGTCGGTTGACGCAGGCAGTTCTTCCTCTTGTTGTAGATGAAGCGGAGCTTGAGCGGATGCTAAGCCGTAATCCTTTTGTGCTTCCAGCTACCGTAGAGAAGGCGATGTCAGAGAATGCGATGTCAGGAAGAACCGCAGCAGACCAGACCGCATATGGGAAGATGCCGGTCCTATTCGACGGCCGCATCGTTTACGAAGGATCACAAATCGACGACGACTGGATTGCCGCAGTAGTCACACCTGAGAAAATGATATTGCAGCGAGTGGTCCAAATCGAAAATACAGCGGAGAATACGGAGACAAATTCGATTCGCTGAAACTGCGACAGGTGACTGGCAGTTACTGTTCTTCCAGCTCCTTTCGCAATTCCGAAAGACGCTTCCAGAGGCTGCTTCCTGTTTTCGCTCGACGCGCTACCGCGCTATCCCAATACGCCAGCAGTCTTGCCCGATCCTGGGCATCATCCTTCAGCACGACTCCCAGAAGATGCCCGGGCAAAAGGCTCAGTGGGTCCTTCTGACTCGGAAAAAAGCACGTCTGGCGACCAATCGAAGCTGCGATGGCGACGGCTTCCGCTGTGCTCATCACTGTTCCTGGTTTCTCCACCGTCCAGCCTTCCACGGTCCGGCCCTCTCGCAGATCCCGAAATGCAGTGACCATGGCCTCCAGTAAACCGTCATCTACCGGCTGCGTGATCTTTGATTCTGCAAGCAGAGCGGTACTTTGTCGTCGGACAAGATCCACTTCTCTCGCATGCTCGGCGATCGGCGAGATGACTTCAAAATTGAATCGGCGCTTCAAAGCTGCAGACATTTCTGAAACACCCTTGTCCCGAAGATTCGCCGTTGCGATCAGGTTGAAACCTGGCGCGGCAAATACGCTGCCTGAGTCACCATGTAGTTCAGGCACCATCAAACGACGTTCGGAGAGCAGCGATATCAAAGCATCCTGGACTTCCGGCAGGCATCGGGTGACTTCTTCCACGCGGACGAGCCTTCCCGATCGCATGCCGAGCATGATGGGTGATGGGACAAGTGCATCTTCGCCGGGGCCATTCGCCAGCAGTTTCGCATAGTTCCATGAGTATCGGAAATGGTCTTCGGTGCTGCCCGCAGTTCCCTGAATTGTCAGCGCGCTGGTACCGGAAATGGCTGCACTCAGCAATTCTGACAGCATTGATTTTGCGGTTCCGGGTTCACCAACAAGCAGCAAACCTCGTTCGCCGGCCAGCGTGACCACGCACCGCTCCACAATGGCTCTGTCGCCCACAAACTTTTCGGGAATCACCAGCTGCGATGGCAGGTCACCGTCCGAACCAGCGGGCAATTTCAGTTTTTCACCTCGACTACCGCAGATGAACAAGACGACGGCATGTGGTGAAAGATGCCAGCCTTCTGGTCGATCCGCGCCGTCCCATGCTCGCAAAAATGCGAGCTCCGTTTGGTAGCGTTCTTCGGGAGGCGGAGATTGTCTGCGACGAACTGGCGAGGCCGCGTTGACGCTTGCTTCCGCGCCGTTCGCGTCGCCGGCACGTTTGGACGATGTTGCTGTCTTGACTGCCTTCTTTGCCATTGCTGGTGCCGTTGTCAAAAACCTCGAAACAGGGAAATGGCGTGCATTCGGTGACTTTGAAGTCCGAGCCGATTTCAGCAAATCAGGAGTGATGAACTCCATCAAGCCTGCGTTACAGATCGACGACTTGCATCGTGGATTACGACTTGTCAGCGGCAAGCTCTGGTAGCTTTGCTGCCAGAGCGGAGAATGTGTCGTCGCCGAGCTTATCCCGCAGGAAGTTCATCAGCATCGAAATGAATTTTGAGGAGTTCTCGAGTCCGATGCCGCTCTTGCTCAGGATCGAAGCAATGGTAGCAAGACTGCCGACCTTGCCTCCCAGCAATGATCCGGCCACAGAAGTGATTGAACCTAACAAGCCGCCACCGGTCTCATCTGATGTGGCCTGGGCACTGGAGGCCAGCGACTGAGCACCTGGCAATTGCTGACTGATCTGATGAAACAACGCATCACCCACCTGTTCGCGGATGAAGTTCAATACCCCGCCTGTCGCTGATCTGCCTTCTGTCGCGTTAATGCCCAGTTGTTCGGTCACGAGCTTAATGAATTCGTCCATTCCAGTACTTCCTGTCAGGATCCACATGAGAAAGAAGTGAGATTGTTTCGCATTCGCCGGCCCGAAGCTGCTGGGACCACCAGCATTGCCGCAGCGTTTTCGCAGATCCGGTGTCGTATGTCCACCGCGTGGGTATTCTGCCGATTCTGCATACGCCCCTGACGATGGCAGCCATTTCGTGAATCGCCGCTGATGGTGCGCATCTTGCTGATGCGCAAAAAAAGGCTCGCCTGCGAAGAATCACAAGCGAGCCCTTTAAAATTCGGCCGAGTCAGCCTGATGGCAAACAGTCGCTCATCGCGTTTCGGCATCTGTCCGGGTTAGCCAACTTTCATGGCAGCGGCCAGAATCTGGGAAGTGCTTTCTCGCATGATACGCGGATCGACCAACTCTCCCTTCTGAAGAGTCGCGCGAACATCTTTTCCGGAGATGAACACTGGCTTTTCATCTTTGTGCTTTTCCATCAGATCAACTCGACCAATGGAATCATAGTAAGCAGCAAAGCCAACATTGATTGGGGAGATTTTCAGATCGCCATTGAGGTTGTTGAAGATTTCCTGAGCATCAAAGTCACCCCAGATCGCAGTTCCGTCTTTGAACGGTGCATCGGCATGTTTGCGGCCGATTACGATATGGGTATAGCCCATGTTCTGCCGGTAAATGCCATGCATAATGGCTTCCTTTGGACCACCGTAGAACATCTTGATGTCCAGCCCCAGCAGCAGGACCCGGTCGGGAACACTGTCTGAGCGGTCCTTCCACAGTTCTGCGTCACTGTCGCCTTCACCCAAACCACGTGTTGCGATCAGCTTTTCATAGGTTTCCATGCGGATTTCCGCGCTCACATCGTCGCCTTTGGTTTCACCGATCAGCGGATTCAGTACGGCGCCAGCGTTCTTTCCGGCTCTCAACAATTCTTCAAGGCCGTGAACCAGCGCGTATTCATGGGCACGGTGCAGGGGATTTCGCGTCTGGAACGCGACGACAGCATCCCAGCCCTGCTCGGCCAGTTTCGCTCGCACCTCACGTGGTGTGAGCACGTACTTTCCGAAGTGGGGATTTTTGGGCTGTGGCAGTGCTTTCAGACTCCCGCCGATCAGGTGAGTCATATCCTTGTCATTGACAAGAACCATATCGGCACCCGGGTGGTCTGTGCGATCAGTCAGGTAGACGCTCTTCAGATACTTCGGTTTGTCCCACTCGTAGACATCATTGATGTCGACGGTGGCGACAATTTCTCCGGCAGGATTTGTCAACGCTACTTTTTGTCCTGCAGACAGTTGGCTTGCCAGGTCTGCTGCGACAGGAAACGCAATGGGAATTGTCCATGCATATTTGGCACCGCCGGATGTGATAGTTGCCTCATCAAGTGCCTGGTTCCACTGCTGTGAATTCATCGGTCCAGTCAGGGGACTCAGCGTACCATCAGCGATTCGGTAAACACTGGACAGATCGGCAGCAGAAACCGGGACCTTTGTGAGCGATTCTGCTTCAGCCAGAAACGCGGCTCGTTCCTGCTCGCTAACGGTGCAGCAGACGGGCTCAGACAAACCACCATGAGGAACGATCAGATCAGCCATTTTCAATACAACTTTCGTGGACGAGGTTAAGAACACTGCAGGTGCAAGTGTGACGAACTGACTTCTGATCTGAGGCCGATGGACGACGCACCAGAGAAGAAAAACAGCTTGGGAACGCGCTGTCGTCGCAGAACCGGATTGGATTTGTGCCGGAATGTTGGCCGAAGCCGAACTTCTGCGAATGCGGCTACGGAAACAGAGAGTTGAGCTTAAGCGAATCCGGTGTTCGGACCGCTCTACCGGTTCCCCGTTTGGCTCATCGACTTCTCCCGAACGCCTGCACGGAGCGAGACGTTAGAGGAACCCGAATTCTGAGTCAAGAACTTCCGCACACACCGCGTTTTGCACGTTCGATTACTACTTTCGGGAAGGCGGTGCCGACTGTTCCTGTCGTGCTTCGGTGCGGCTGGAGGCCTGTGAAAACTGCCAGAAGGCCTCAGGAGACTCTCGCATCTTGTCTGCCATGGCGTCCGCATTCTTCCATCCGGCTGGCTGGTCTGTGTAATAGCGCGCGGACGGATCAATTCCTCGTGAATCGAAGAACCGCATCTGCTGTGAAAATGATTCCGTCTGTGCAACTCGAGGCAGAACGCAGAGCCACACCAGCAGTACAAAGCCCACAAGGACGACGAAAATCGAGCGACGCAGCCCCGGTGATCCGTGGCGGGCGGTAACCATTCCGCTGAATTCGAACTCAGGTTGCTGAAGGGGTCGCTGCATTGCCGGTGTTTGTTAACAGAGAATTTCGTCGACGACACGGCACGGTTCAACACCGGTCAGTCGAAAATCCAAACCCTGATGCCGATGGGTAAACACTTCGTGATTGATGCCGAGCAATTGAAGTGATGTCGCATGCAGGTCGCGAACATGGACGGGGTTGTCTACAACGTTGTAGCTGAAGTCATCTGTCGTGCCATATGTGATTCCGGAACGAACACCACCTCCGGCCATCCACATCGTAAAACAGCGAGGATGATGGTCACGACCACCTTCAGGGCTTTTCCAGTCACCTTGTCCGGCGACACCGCGTCCGAATTCCCCACCCCAAAGAACGAGTGTTTCGTCCAGAAGTCCTCGCTGTTTCAGATCGAGAACCAGGGCCGCACTGGCCTGATCGGTATCTCGACACCGTGCGGTGCACCATGAGGCGAGACGACTGTGGTGATCCCAGTCGGGATGAAAAAGCTGTATGAAACGGACACCCCGTTCGACCAGACGCCGTGCCAGGATGCAATTCGAAGCATAGCTGCCCGGGCGTCTTGAGTCCGAGCCATACAATTCGAACACAGATTCGGGTTCGTCGCTCAGATCGCTCAGTTCGGGAATGCTGGTTTGCATTCTCCAGGCCATTTCATATTGCTGGATGCGAGTGACCGTTTCCGGATCGCCAGTGTCCTGCTGGTGCAAATGGTTCATCTGAGCCAGTCCGTTCAGCATGTGGCGTCGCACTTCGCGGGGCATGCCTTCCGGGTCGCGGAGATACAGGACGGGATCCTGAGAGTTTCGAAGTTTGACTCCCTGATGGCCGGACGGAAGAAATCCACTGCCCCAATAGTGATCGTACAAAGGCTGATCACTCGGTCGTTTCATTCGTGAAATCAAGACGAGATAGTCTGGCAGATTTCTGTTCTCGCTTCCCAAGCCGTAACTGACCCAGGCGCCCATACTGGGCCTTCCCGGAATCTGGTGCCCCGTCAGAAACTTCGTCATTGCCGGAGCGTGATTAATCTGATCAGTGGTCATGGATTTGACAAAGCAAAGTTCGTCGGCCACGTTCTGAAGATGTGGCAGCCATTCACCAATCGTCGCACCGCTTTCTCCGCAACGGCGAAACCTCGTTCGCGATGGCATGATCAGCTGCTTCTGGTTCGCGGTCATTGTCGTTAACCGCTGACCCTGACGGACGCTGTCGGGCAGTTCCTGGCCTGCCCATTTCACTAAGTCCGGCTTGTGGTCGAAGAGTTCAATCTGCGAGGGGCCACCCGACTGAGTCAGAAAGATGATGCTCTTTGCCTTCGCAGGAAAATGCTGAACGCTCGGGAGGGAGGGCGATGGCGCCGTCTTAGTTGACACCGAGTCTTCGGCCAGCAACCGATGTACAGCCATCGCACCGGGGCTGATTCCCGCCCCGACACCAAGGAAATAACGACGAGACTTGTTCCACTCGAAGGATTGCTGCCAGAATTCAAAGGCTCGATCATGCAACATCGAAAGATCCCGGAACGAGAGATCCTCACCCACGTTGCAGCGAGTGAGGATCCAGATTCATCGTGTGCGTCTTCTGTGGCCGAAAATTGTCTGTTGAACTCCTTTCGGCGTCGCGGGCGACCGCCGATGATCAGACCGCCACCGAAGCAGAACGATTATTATCCTTTAGCACCGCCAATATTGATGTAAGCGTGAACGTGCGGCGCGCCGCGGAAATGCCAGACGAACGAAGGACCTTCCACTCGCCAAATGTCCCATTGCTTGTCGGCATTCAGGTCTCCCTGCTGGTAGAACGCCATATGCAGGCCTTCAATGCCACCGGAGGCATTCAGGATTTCCATGACTTCATTCACATCCTGCTTGCGATAAGGGGCGAGCAATACTTCCAGAGTCTGTTTGACCAGCTCACGCTGATCGGTGGAAAGTGCTGCTACGCTGATACCCGGGAAGGCGCCGTTCTGGCCCTGAATCTGGACCGCTGCTTCCTGAGGAGCCTTGGCGACCAGCGCCTTCTGAGTCTGTTCGGAACTTAATGCTTTGAAGACTTTATCTGTTTGTTCTGTCTGGTAGTAATAAAGATTCTTTTTCGGGTCTTCCTCACCATGCCCGTAAACAATGGGGCCTCCGAAGGCCGCGTGATCGACGCTGTTTCCATCAGCACGCAGGGTAAGATGGCGGCCGGTGAGTTCAAATTCGAACTTACCGTCACCAGGAGTTCCGAACACCGCGACACTAAAGTAGGCGAGCCCACCTGCGTCCTCATCCATCTGGGTTTCCAGCCGCTTGAAACCGTCTTCACTGGAAATGCCTTTCAGGATCTCGCGAACAATTCCACGTTGGGAGTCTGCAAAGAAATCGTCACCCAGTTCCGGCTTCGTAATGTGCCAATTGGCGTTAATTCGGTTGCGAAGG
This region of Planctomycetaceae bacterium genomic DNA includes:
- a CDS encoding DUF1501 domain-containing protein, which produces MLHDRAFEFWQQSFEWNKSRRYFLGVGAGISPGAMAVHRLLAEDSVSTKTAPSPSLPSVQHFPAKAKSIIFLTQSGGPSQIELFDHKPDLVKWAGQELPDSVRQGQRLTTMTANQKQLIMPSRTRFRRCGESGATIGEWLPHLQNVADELCFVKSMTTDQINHAPAMTKFLTGHQIPGRPSMGAWVSYGLGSENRNLPDYLVLISRMKRPSDQPLYDHYWGSGFLPSGHQGVKLRNSQDPVLYLRDPEGMPREVRRHMLNGLAQMNHLHQQDTGDPETVTRIQQYEMAWRMQTSIPELSDLSDEPESVFELYGSDSRRPGSYASNCILARRLVERGVRFIQLFHPDWDHHSRLASWCTARCRDTDQASAALVLDLKQRGLLDETLVLWGGEFGRGVAGQGDWKSPEGGRDHHPRCFTMWMAGGGVRSGITYGTTDDFSYNVVDNPVHVRDLHATSLQLLGINHEVFTHRHQGLDFRLTGVEPCRVVDEILC
- a CDS encoding DUF3500 domain-containing protein; amino-acid sequence: MTTNSKSKSVPHQVDRRNFLRSVAAVSAGAASLSPLRAGLFAGLEAEQTAETAVGEFYKSLTDKQRQVICLPFNHDLRNRINANWHITKPELGDDFFADSQRGIVREILKGISSEDGFKRLETQMDEDAGGLAYFSVAVFGTPGDGKFEFELTGRHLTLRADGNSVDHAAFGGPIVYGHGEEDPKKNLYYYQTEQTDKVFKALSSEQTQKALVAKAPQEAAVQIQGQNGAFPGISVAALSTDQRELVKQTLEVLLAPYRKQDVNEVMEILNASGGIEGLHMAFYQQGDLNADKQWDIWRVEGPSFVWHFRGAPHVHAYINIGGAKG